In Abyssicoccus albus, the following proteins share a genomic window:
- a CDS encoding DUF2179 domain-containing protein, producing MQEIMNHPIAMIFIIFVVNIVYVTFLTMRTIMTLKGYRYVAAGFSVLEILVYVIGLGLVLDNLDNFFNVIAYALGFGVGIIVGLKIEEMLALGYLVVNVTISGKEPDMPNQLRNLGYGVTHYFAYGRDGQRTVMQILTPRKYERKLMATIKELDDKAFIITYEPTNINGGFWVKGVRRKRLAQYEPEEL from the coding sequence ATGCAAGAAATTATGAATCATCCGATCGCGATGATTTTCATCATCTTTGTCGTCAATATCGTTTATGTTACATTTCTAACGATGAGAACGATTATGACATTGAAAGGCTACCGATATGTGGCTGCTGGATTTAGCGTGTTAGAAATCCTCGTCTATGTTATTGGGCTAGGTCTTGTGTTAGATAATTTAGACAACTTCTTTAATGTCATTGCTTATGCATTAGGATTCGGAGTTGGTATTATTGTAGGGCTTAAGATTGAAGAGATGTTAGCGTTAGGATATCTTGTCGTTAATGTGACCATTAGTGGTAAAGAACCTGACATGCCGAACCAATTAAGAAATTTAGGTTACGGTGTAACACACTATTTTGCATACGGACGAGACGGTCAGCGGACGGTAATGCAGATTCTTACGCCCCGTAAATATGAAAGAAAGTTAATGGCAACGATTAAAGAGTTAGATGACAAAGCGTTTATCATTACGTATGAACCAACAAATATTAACGGCGGGTTCTGGGTGAAAGGTGTACGTAGAAAGAGGTTAGCACAGTATGAACCGGAAGAACTATAA
- the nadE gene encoding ammonia-dependent NAD(+) synthetase — protein sequence MTLQDEIIELLHVKKTIDPKEEAEHIVQFMMDYVKSHPFIKCFVLGISGGQDSTLLGKLAQQAAELLRNEGYTAQFIAVRLPYGEQNDAEDAIDAINFIQPDQTFTVNIKPSVDATYQSLEDANVEISDFTKGNDKARERMKVQYAIAAQHNGIVLGTDHAAENVTGFFTKFGDGAADIIPLFGLNKRQGRQILQYLDAPYHLSHKIPVADLEEERPMISDEEALGVTYDEIDDYLEGKEINPSARKAIEKWYKKTEHKRVLPYHRFHLPEQMQ from the coding sequence ATGACATTGCAAGATGAAATTATTGAATTACTTCATGTAAAAAAGACTATCGATCCGAAAGAAGAAGCAGAACATATTGTTCAATTTATGATGGATTATGTTAAGTCGCACCCATTCATTAAGTGTTTTGTCCTTGGTATATCTGGTGGACAAGATTCAACATTGCTAGGAAAATTAGCACAACAAGCCGCTGAATTATTAAGAAATGAAGGCTATACAGCACAATTTATTGCAGTAAGATTACCTTATGGTGAGCAAAATGATGCTGAAGATGCTATCGATGCGATTAACTTTATTCAACCAGACCAAACGTTTACAGTAAATATTAAGCCATCTGTCGATGCGACGTATCAATCATTAGAGGATGCTAATGTAGAAATATCAGACTTCACCAAAGGAAATGATAAAGCAAGAGAGCGCATGAAAGTGCAATATGCGATTGCCGCACAACATAATGGTATTGTATTAGGAACAGACCATGCTGCTGAAAATGTAACAGGCTTTTTTACTAAGTTTGGAGACGGTGCTGCAGATATTATTCCATTATTTGGATTAAACAAAAGGCAAGGTAGACAAATATTACAGTATTTAGATGCACCCTATCATTTAAGTCATAAAATACCAGTTGCAGATTTAGAAGAAGAGCGTCCAATGATTTCAGATGAAGAAGCACTTGGAGTTACGTATGATGAGATTGATGATTATTTAGAAGGAAAAGAAATCAATCCATCAGCAAGAAAGGCAATAGAAAAATGGTATAAAAAGACAGAACATAAAAGAGTACTTCCGTATCATCGATTTCATTTACCTGAACAAATGCAGTAA
- a CDS encoding nicotinate phosphoribosyltransferase produces MSNTHHFLHTDLYQINMAKAYYDEGVHRRRAVFDLYFRSMPFDNGYAIFVGLERVLQYLQEWQLTDEDVAYLKSLNYDDDFLNVLKSLRFSGDVYSMLEGEACFNNEPLIRVEGPLIEVQLVETALLNFVNYQTLIATKASRIKQVTTDNQQLMEFGTRRAHEMDAAQWGARASVIAGFNGTSNVEAAKRFDLVPVGTHAHSFVQAYNDEYEAFKAYARSHKECVFLVDTFHTLKSGVPTAIKVANELKDSINFNGIRLDSGDIAYLSKESRKLLDEAGYTDTKIIVSNDLDEYTIQDLMHQGAKVDSWGIGTKLITGYDDPALGAVYKLTAIENEEGQLEDRIKLSNNAIKVSTPGRKDVYRIINNVTGKSEGDYITLADEEPEEEQMIHLFHPVHTFKQKFIHDFTARPLLQLVMESGQRRYAKESIEAIQERVNHSLEELWDEYKRPSNPEEYPVDLSEACWENKNQIIKNVGKYVKQVVNKK; encoded by the coding sequence ATGAGCAATACACATCATTTTTTACATACAGATTTATACCAAATTAATATGGCAAAAGCTTATTATGATGAAGGCGTGCATCGTCGACGTGCAGTCTTTGACTTATATTTTAGGTCGATGCCATTTGATAACGGGTATGCAATTTTTGTTGGATTAGAGCGTGTGCTCCAATATTTACAAGAGTGGCAGTTAACAGATGAAGATGTCGCATATTTGAAATCATTAAACTATGATGATGACTTCTTAAATGTATTAAAGTCATTAAGATTTAGTGGAGATGTTTATTCAATGTTAGAAGGTGAAGCGTGCTTTAACAATGAACCACTAATACGAGTAGAAGGCCCTTTAATCGAAGTACAACTTGTAGAGACTGCATTATTAAACTTTGTCAATTATCAAACATTAATTGCAACGAAAGCAAGTCGAATTAAACAAGTTACAACGGATAACCAACAATTGATGGAATTCGGTACACGACGAGCGCATGAAATGGATGCTGCCCAGTGGGGCGCAAGAGCCAGTGTCATCGCGGGATTTAATGGAACGAGTAATGTCGAAGCGGCGAAGCGATTCGATTTAGTACCTGTCGGAACACACGCTCATTCATTTGTGCAAGCATATAATGACGAGTATGAGGCATTTAAAGCGTACGCAAGAAGTCATAAAGAATGTGTATTCTTAGTGGATACATTCCATACATTAAAATCAGGTGTTCCAACAGCCATTAAAGTTGCTAATGAATTAAAGGATTCGATTAATTTCAATGGGATTCGATTGGATTCAGGAGATATCGCATATCTCTCTAAAGAATCACGTAAATTGTTAGACGAAGCAGGGTATACAGATACTAAAATTATCGTCAGTAATGACCTTGATGAATATACAATTCAAGACTTAATGCATCAAGGTGCGAAAGTTGATTCATGGGGTATTGGAACGAAATTGATCACAGGCTATGACGATCCAGCACTCGGTGCGGTATACAAATTGACAGCGATTGAGAATGAAGAAGGTCAGTTGGAGGATCGGATTAAGTTATCGAACAATGCGATTAAAGTGTCAACACCAGGACGAAAAGATGTGTATCGAATTATCAATAATGTGACAGGTAAATCAGAAGGTGATTACATCACATTAGCAGATGAAGAGCCAGAAGAAGAACAGATGATTCATTTGTTCCATCCGGTCCATACATTTAAGCAAAAGTTTATTCACGATTTTACAGCAAGACCGTTATTACAACTCGTGATGGAATCAGGACAACGACGTTACGCTAAAGAATCTATTGAAGCAATTCAAGAGAGAGTTAATCATTCATTAGAAGAGCTATGGGATGAATATAAGAGACCGAGCAACCCAGAAGAATACCCTGTCGATCTAAGCGAAGCGTGTTGGGAAAATAAAAATCAAATCATTAAAAATGTTGGTAAATACGTTAAACAAGTGGTGAACAAGAAATGA